The Rosa rugosa chromosome 3, drRosRugo1.1, whole genome shotgun sequence sequence ATGGTTCTATGCTTTTCCGGATTTGCCCTAAATTTTGGTTCTGtgtatatgaaattttgatgatATAGCATACTATATATGAATGGACAAAAATGCTCAACTTCATAGCTACGAAGAACTTCCCCAATGAAATGATTCTAATCTCTTTTTCCCCGTCATGCCTGTACTATTATTCTAATCAAATTGTAAAGAAATCCCCTAAGTCCACTTTCCATGAGTACTTAACTCATAATTTCCCTTGAAAAGACACTGTTCTTTCATGAATCATTCGCAGTTCCTTATGCATTTCTTTGTTTTACACTATTCCTGTTCTACCTCCATTTAGTTACTTGCTGTATTCTGTCATTTGTTAGTTATGACTGCAACTAACTGCATTGTCAATCTTAGTTAAATTCTCTGAATTGCTTGGTGAGTTAAGTGTATTAAGTTCTGCAACAATTATTGTAATTCTTCTAAGTcttaaacaaattaaaacagAAAATTGCTAGCACTAGAAGTCATACCCAATAACAGCAAGCACAAATACAATAGATCTATTTCAAAATTAACCAAACTATAATAAAAAACACATACCTGAGGAAGAATAACATATTGAGATAAGATACAAACTGTTAACAAACTGTTATTTGAGATGATTGCGTTTCGATAAATTCAAAGATAGCAAGGGTCAATTTCTCTCGGCGTTCTGTAGTTCTTTGCACATTTGATTTCATTTGCTGTTTTTTGTGTACTTATTACTTCTTTTTTCGGTCTGAGTGTACTTATTACTTCAATGTATAGTTTTTATCTTCGATAATTTCATATCTTtcattaatttatatatgaatCTAATCATGGGTCAATGATAGAATGCTGCAATTGCTTTCATTTGTTGaagaatttttcttcttctgtgctTCAATTTCATGTCCGGTGGTTTATGTATTCAATTTAGTTTTAATCTGAAGATTTTCAAATAAACAAACATTCGCTCAGTGAGTAAGCAGTTTTTCAATCCAATACCAACTAATTCCAATTCTTTATCAATTTAGCAATTATATGTCTAGATAAAATATGTAATAGAAAACTCAATTAACTAAATGAAGACTTACTCTGTATCGTATTTATATTCAGCAACTCATCTTAGAATTGGATTTATCACACTATGTGGTGGAGGCCACAGTTGCACAAAATTCATAACCTTCATGTAATAAACTTGAGGTACAGGACATTGTCTAATGacttgatttttcatttttcaaatttttttttaacagtgTTATGGTCATTGTTTGATGACTCAATTGGTATATGTTGTTTTATTTCCAGGAAGGGAATCAGCAAAAACAGGAGGGAGATGCCATGACAACAATTATAGGACCATAATATTGATAAGGTGAATATATACATTGTTAAGGTAGGAATATAGATTCATACATATAACAGTGGtttccgcagcaaagcgcgggcgcgcttgctagtggattctattTATTATATAGGTATCTATGTTGTGGAAGATATATGCCATGTAGTGGAAAGTTTGGAGAGAAAGATTGTCCTGCATGTTGTCTTTGCTGTGAGGGATTAGTTGTGTTGATTCGGGTTTTAATTTGTATCAAACCACCCCCTCCTCTCCTCCTCTGCATCCTATTATGTGTATATTTAGATACGTTCTTTGCTGTGTTCAGGTTTTCTGTTGCTTTGCAACTTCAGTTTCATCAACTGGCTATCTATACAAGATGAGTTCAATATACACTCAGGTTTTCTGTTGCTTTGCCACTCTGTGTATTTAATTGGTCTCATTATTTTCTTCGTCTTGAAGCATAAAATTGATTGTGGTTTGGGGGTTCCAGGTGCCTCTTATTCTTGTCAAGAAGATCTACACTCAGACTTTCTTATATATTAATGTGCAACTCTTTAATAGGTAATTACTTCTTTCTTCTTGGCAATTGTATCACTTCTGCTGAAATAATGTTCAACTATACTGATCCTGCTTTACTTTTACAGTCTCCTTCTGCGTTGTGAATGTTGTACATCTAGCAATGGGGAGTATGTGAAATCTGGGGAGTATGTGTTGAGGTTGTGTCCTTGTGAAATTTGGGGAGTTATTCCGCAATGGTTTAGTTATAATGGATTTGATATTGTAATTTAACTTCAGATGCATGTATAATAGTCTTCATTTTTGCATgttctaaaaatgaaaatatggtGCAATTagcaccattttttttttttataaaaaaatttcatttttgcgacggcatgattgccgtcgcaaatacctCCACATGGATTATCCTGAAATACACATTGCGACGGAAGTCACCGTAGCAAATGGGCCGTCGCAAAACAATAAATTTGCGACGGCAAGAGAAAACCGTCGCAAAAAAGTATTTGCAACGGAAAATTGCCGTAGCAATtggattttgtgacgccacctattgcaacgcctgtttttccgtcgcaaaaagctcaatttgccgtcgcgaaaagtttttgccgtcgcaaaagctcaatttgccgtcgcaaaataggcgtcgcaaaagcaattttttttagtagtgcgTATTTAATTGTCGAATTGTtgttcacggaatataattgtgtacagggcgctATACCGAGTTACCGCTCGACGAAGAAACCCGTATGCGTGGTCACCTATAtggtactgtgagtggacttttattttcaaagaCCTAATTAGTAAGTAACTGCTTATGTCCTAACATTCGCCCTAGGTTGCGTCTACTTATATTCATTTGTACTATCCCTTGAACTTAATATATGTTCATTCcaattctaaaaaaaaacaatgaacaCATGACATTCCGAGTTTTCAAATAATGACACGTATTTTTTTTTAGCTGGAGCTGGTTAATAATAACAATTgacataaatttaaaaaaaaaattctgtattatatatttttaaaaagaACATGGTAAATTTTTCGTACTTCTGAACCTTACTTATTACACCTGATTTTTCACCTTTTTCCGTATTTTACACATTATGtaagaaaaaaatgaataaatattaatatttcaaaatttaaaatttaattaattaaataaaaatgcttAGCCGAACTTTTCAATTATTGGATGAAATCCGAATAATACATATCCCCTATCTATGGTGGAATAATTAATACATGAAGTGATGGAACTTCAAAGTTATTTGACTTATTTCAAATATCgaagttaaaaagaaaaggaaaaaaaagaaaagaagatgaaCACATAATTAATAGAAAATG is a genomic window containing:
- the LOC133741408 gene encoding myosin-6-like gives rise to the protein MSSIYTQVPLILVKKIYTQTFLYINVQLFNSLLLRCECCTSSNGEYVKSGEYVLRLCPCEIWGVIPQWFSYNGFDIVI